In Carassius carassius chromosome 14, fCarCar2.1, whole genome shotgun sequence, the genomic stretch ACCTCACTCTTACCTTCACCTCTCTGCCCCAACAAAATGCCACTCAGATCTCTCTCATTAATTTAACAAGCAGTTCAAACTGTCTGCTATACGTTTAGCTTTCATTTCCACAGTTCTTGAGAGCTATCTTCCAGTGCCCAGTCTCTGACCGTGGGTAGATTGAGCGCCTCGCTTTTGACTGAGAGTGAGTTGACCAGTTCGCAGTGGAACTTGCGGATGTGTCGGTACAAGTCCCCTGACTGAGTGAAGCGCCGCTCGCACCACTTACAGGCGTGCGGCTTCTCGCGCGTGTGCACAACGGCGTGACGGCTCAGGTTGTGCGAGTACTGGAAGCTCTTGCCACAAGTAGTGCATGTGTAGGGCTTTTCGCCCGAGTGTGTCCGCTCATGGCGCTTTAACGTGTACATGCAGGAGAAGGTTTTGCCGCAGATGGAGCAGGTGGGGACATTGACGTCGCCGGCTGGCTTGGACCGTACGCCTTCCTGCTCGCGGAAATGCGTGCTGAGGTGGATCTGCAGGATGTGTGGGCTGGGGAAGACCTTGTTGCATAAGGGGCACATAAAGATCTGAGTATGTGGAGACCCCAGCATGCTGGAGACGTAAGGCAACAGGGAGTTCTCGACCCCCACGGCCTCCTGTGCTCGCTCACTGTCCCCTCCCAAGACGTCTGCATCGTCGTCACCTCCTTTGTCGTCCCGCTCCAGCTCACTGGCCAGCGAGGCCTCACGCAGGGCTGAGAGGTGAGCCTCCAGGCCCAAGCGCCGTTGCGCCACGAGGCTGAGGTGAGTCCCGTTGGTGCTGGGTGGCTCCTTGACACCGCTGTGCTCCATCTCGTAGTCACCGCTCACCAGCTCGTCATCGTCCGAGCCCGTGTCCTTTTCCACCTTGACCTGAACCAGGGCACTCTGGAGGCTGTCTGGGGTCACAGAGCTGCAGAAATAAGGGGTGCCAGCTATGGTCTCCCCAGGACCTCCGCCCAGACCGGACTTCACAGAGAGGTCAAGCACGCAATCGGTGTCAGCGGAGACTCTCCGAGACACAGCCGAGCGACGGGAGAGGGAGCCTGTGGAGCTGCTGGGGCTACCGGCAGGAGATTTGCCAGCATTGGGGCCATGTGTTTCCGCCTCCCTGGGGCTCGTAGTGGGAGACGTGGTCCGGGCGGAAGGCAGACGCATCCACATGCTCCCCGGCTCCTGAGGGCTGTCCCGCTTGTTCTCCATGTCCTCGTCGTCACTCTGTAGCAGGTCGGCGGTGGCCGGCCGGCCCGTGCTTCCACCTTCTGAGAAGCTCTCCACCTTGTCCGAACAGCTTGATGCGTCCTCCTCGCGCTTGGTGCTGTCGGCCTCGGCCGTGGCTTTCTGCTTGAGCTTCTTCTTGCACACCTTGACGATGTCGTACATGTGGAGGTAGCTGGCAGCAGCCAGCACATCCTCCACTGGAAGCGATTTGAACTGGAGCTTTCCTTCGTACATGAACTCAAGCAGGAGAGCGAAGGCCGGGGCCGTGACAATGTCGCTGTTCAGATGAACAATGTCCCTTTTGTCTAGCTGGTCCTTGTAAAAGAGATGGAAGTACATGCTGCATGAAGCCAGCACTGCACGATGGGCTCGGAACTGGGCATCACCGACCAGCACAGTGGAGTCACAAAGGAATCCCTGATGCCTCTGCTCGCTCAGACACTGTAGCAAATGTCTGCTGTGGTCTGGAAACTCCATGCTGTCTTCATAACCTGCAAAAGACCACAGATGTTAGTGAGGCTCACTGCAACAACAATTGTTTTGTCTGTAGCTCTGTGTGGAACTTCTCTCTTTTCCCACCCGCTCTgtcccctctctttctctttctctcgctccatGCACACAGACATACTCTCACACTCTAATTCTctatccctccctccctccaccCCTGTGGGAACACTGGAAAAATGTTCACCACAGTCCTGACATAAAAGGATTACAAAAAAGCACATGCAAAAAGAATAACAGCACAGATTATATATTAGGCTAATTGCATTTTCCTCGCTTGTGCACTTTAAAGTACACAGTAGTGcgtttaatataacattttacactaaccattttaattaaaagtttaaaagcacGAGACCAGGGAAATTAGcgcaaaaatgtaaatgaaaaatatcccaattttaaattaaacttaaagcAATTCTCCCGTTCGCATCCCATCAGTACTGTTTGGATATAATCAGATGGCGTGATGTAAGAAGCTGAAGTCCTGATTCCACAGATGCCTGCGCAAGAGAATCTTTCCTGTTTTTCCTCGCTGTGCTCCTGGAGCAGTTATTTATAATAACCCACTTTGGCCAGGACGTCAAGTATAGGTAACAGGCTTACAGGTACACAAACAGCTCACCATCATGGGCACACTGCATAAGCATACTAAGTACCATGATCTCTGAAGTAATGACAACTGAGGTTGCAGAATATCAGCATGACGTGCGTAATCAAAGATGGACAATCTGCAAATAAAATATGCACTAAAAATATAcactatcttaaaaaaaaaaacacaaacaatttacaaactaaaaaagttgaaaaataaaataaacttaaattaaattatgaaatcaCACCTGTTACCCGTGGAGATTGTTCCCGTCTAAAAAAATGCACCGGTGTCATGTTCAAGCAGCAGACTTAAATGGACTAATTTGAATCTTCATTTAAATCTGATTGGAATAGCAAGCAACAAAAACCCAGCCCACCCCAAAGAGTGTTCAGACCTTCATTAATGAGGGGCTTATAGGGGGACAGGGGGATAACAAACCTCTCGCCAGCCCTCTCCTCCCCCTTTTCCCCTCCCCAAATCTTTGGAGAAAT encodes the following:
- the zbtb18 gene encoding zinc finger and BTB domain-containing protein 18 isoform X2; its protein translation is MKRFPGYEDSMEFPDHSRHLLQCLSEQRHQGFLCDSTVLVGDAQFRAHRAVLASCSMYFHLFYKDQLDKRDIVHLNSDIVTAPAFALLLEFMYEGKLQFKSLPVEDVLAAASYLHMYDIVKVCKKKLKQKATAEADSTKREEDASSCSDKVESFSEGGSTGRPATADLLQSDDEDMENKRDSPQEPGSMWMRLPSARTTSPTTSPREAETHGPNAGKSPAGSPSSSTGSLSRRSAVSRRVSADTDCVLDLSVKSGLGGGPGETIAGTPYFCSSVTPDSLQSALVQVKVEKDTGSDDDELVSGDYEMEHSGVKEPPSTNGTHLSLVAQRRLGLEAHLSALREASLASELERDDKGGDDDADVLGGDSERAQEAVGVENSLLPYVSSMLGSPHTQIFMCPLCNKVFPSPHILQIHLSTHFREQEGVRSKPAGDVNVPTCSICGKTFSCMYTLKRHERTHSGEKPYTCTTCGKSFQYSHNLSRHAVVHTREKPHACKWCERRFTQSGDLYRHIRKFHCELVNSLSVKSEALNLPTVRDWALEDSSQELWK
- the zbtb18 gene encoding zinc finger and BTB domain-containing protein 18 isoform X4; the protein is MEFPDHSRHLLQCLSEQRHQGFLCDSTVLVGDAQFRAHRAVLASCSMYFHLFYKDQLDKRDIVHLNSDIVTAPAFALLLEFMYEGKLQFKSLPVEDVLAAASYLHMYDIVKVCKKKLKQKATAEADSTKREEDASSCSDKVESFSEGGSTGRPATADLLQSDDEDMENKRDSPQEPGSMWMRLPSARTTSPTTSPREAETHGPNAGKSPAGSPSSSTGSLSRRSAVSRRVSADTDCVLDLSVKSGLGGGPGETIAGTPYFCSSVTPDSLQSALVQVKVEKDTGSDDDELVSGDYEMEHSGVKEPPSTNGTHLSLVAQRRLGLEAHLSALREASLASELERDDKGGDDDADVLGGDSERAQEAVGVENSLLPYVSSMLGSPHTQIFMCPLCNKVFPSPHILQIHLSTHFREQEGVRSKPAGDVNVPTCSICGKTFSCMYTLKRHERTHSGEKPYTCTTCGKSFQYSHNLSRHAVVHTREKPHACKWCERRFTQSGDLYRHIRKFHCELVNSLSVKSEALNLPTVRDWALEDSSQELWK
- the zbtb18 gene encoding zinc finger and BTB domain-containing protein 18 isoform X3 — translated: MRTAGYEDSMEFPDHSRHLLQCLSEQRHQGFLCDSTVLVGDAQFRAHRAVLASCSMYFHLFYKDQLDKRDIVHLNSDIVTAPAFALLLEFMYEGKLQFKSLPVEDVLAAASYLHMYDIVKVCKKKLKQKATAEADSTKREEDASSCSDKVESFSEGGSTGRPATADLLQSDDEDMENKRDSPQEPGSMWMRLPSARTTSPTTSPREAETHGPNAGKSPAGSPSSSTGSLSRRSAVSRRVSADTDCVLDLSVKSGLGGGPGETIAGTPYFCSSVTPDSLQSALVQVKVEKDTGSDDDELVSGDYEMEHSGVKEPPSTNGTHLSLVAQRRLGLEAHLSALREASLASELERDDKGGDDDADVLGGDSERAQEAVGVENSLLPYVSSMLGSPHTQIFMCPLCNKVFPSPHILQIHLSTHFREQEGVRSKPAGDVNVPTCSICGKTFSCMYTLKRHERTHSGEKPYTCTTCGKSFQYSHNLSRHAVVHTREKPHACKWCERRFTQSGDLYRHIRKFHCELVNSLSVKSEALNLPTVRDWALEDSSQELWK
- the zbtb18 gene encoding zinc finger and BTB domain-containing protein 18 isoform X1, which codes for MTPVHFFRREQSPRVTGYEDSMEFPDHSRHLLQCLSEQRHQGFLCDSTVLVGDAQFRAHRAVLASCSMYFHLFYKDQLDKRDIVHLNSDIVTAPAFALLLEFMYEGKLQFKSLPVEDVLAAASYLHMYDIVKVCKKKLKQKATAEADSTKREEDASSCSDKVESFSEGGSTGRPATADLLQSDDEDMENKRDSPQEPGSMWMRLPSARTTSPTTSPREAETHGPNAGKSPAGSPSSSTGSLSRRSAVSRRVSADTDCVLDLSVKSGLGGGPGETIAGTPYFCSSVTPDSLQSALVQVKVEKDTGSDDDELVSGDYEMEHSGVKEPPSTNGTHLSLVAQRRLGLEAHLSALREASLASELERDDKGGDDDADVLGGDSERAQEAVGVENSLLPYVSSMLGSPHTQIFMCPLCNKVFPSPHILQIHLSTHFREQEGVRSKPAGDVNVPTCSICGKTFSCMYTLKRHERTHSGEKPYTCTTCGKSFQYSHNLSRHAVVHTREKPHACKWCERRFTQSGDLYRHIRKFHCELVNSLSVKSEALNLPTVRDWALEDSSQELWK